One genomic region from Amycolatopsis sp. FBCC-B4732 encodes:
- a CDS encoding fatty acyl-AMP ligase, with amino-acid sequence METISQPIPGTPETLGDGESFATLLGRWARVLGDETAVTHLDHRATADGRAVTLSWRALDERVDAVAARLADLAAPGERAAVLAGQSVGYVVAFLGALRAGLVAVPLFAPGLPGHEGRLAGTLADCTPRVVLTTSADFDAVREFTAGPEVVAVDALPEAEAREWPRPDPDAPAYLQYTSGSTRSPAGVVLTHRNVLANARQACAAYGVESRTTSTVSWLPLFHDMGLILGIGAPMMGGMASVLMDPLAFLERPARWLQALSASPGAISAAPNFAYAYSASRVTEAEKDFLELSRVVSLINGSEPVLPATIAKFQDAFGGCGLRPEVHRSSYGLAEATVLVSVTDSGKVARQVTFDRDRLAAGLAVPAASGTTLVSCGRPAGQRVRIADPVTGNDVEPGEVGEIRVSGPNVGRGYWGRPDASAATFGLPPLDPDTGEGWLATGDLGVVFDGELFVTGRLKDLVVVDGRNHYPQDIEQTVEAHPAVRPHSAAAFAIEVADGEAAVVVLERAKDFEAGVADAAADLRAAVSAGHGLRLHDVVFLAPGEVPRTSSGKISRARSRASYADGSLTERRLG; translated from the coding sequence ATGGAAACCATTTCCCAGCCGATTCCCGGTACACCGGAAACGCTCGGCGACGGCGAATCGTTCGCGACCCTGCTGGGCCGGTGGGCGCGGGTGCTCGGCGACGAAACCGCCGTGACGCACCTCGACCACCGCGCCACCGCGGACGGTCGCGCCGTCACGCTCTCCTGGCGTGCCCTCGACGAGCGCGTCGACGCGGTCGCCGCGCGGCTCGCGGACCTCGCGGCACCGGGGGAGCGGGCGGCGGTGCTGGCCGGGCAGTCGGTCGGCTACGTCGTGGCGTTCCTCGGCGCGCTGCGGGCGGGGCTGGTCGCGGTGCCGCTGTTCGCGCCCGGCCTGCCCGGCCACGAGGGCCGCCTCGCCGGCACGCTCGCCGACTGCACCCCGCGGGTCGTGCTGACGACTTCGGCCGACTTCGATGCTGTTCGCGAATTCACCGCCGGGCCGGAGGTTGTCGCCGTGGACGCGCTGCCGGAAGCCGAAGCGCGCGAATGGCCCCGGCCGGATCCCGACGCGCCCGCCTACCTGCAGTACACGTCGGGGTCGACGCGGTCGCCCGCCGGGGTCGTGCTGACCCACCGGAACGTGCTCGCCAACGCGCGTCAGGCCTGCGCCGCCTACGGTGTCGAGAGCCGGACGACGTCGACGGTCAGCTGGCTGCCGCTGTTCCACGACATGGGCCTGATCCTCGGCATCGGTGCGCCCATGATGGGCGGGATGGCGTCGGTGCTGATGGACCCGCTGGCGTTCCTCGAACGTCCGGCGCGGTGGCTGCAAGCGCTTTCCGCGAGTCCGGGCGCGATCAGCGCGGCCCCCAACTTCGCCTACGCCTACAGCGCTTCCCGCGTGACCGAGGCCGAAAAGGACTTCCTGGAGCTGAGCCGGGTCGTGTCGCTGATCAACGGCAGCGAACCGGTGCTGCCGGCCACCATCGCGAAGTTCCAGGACGCCTTCGGCGGATGCGGGCTGCGACCCGAGGTCCACCGCTCCTCCTACGGCTTGGCGGAGGCCACCGTGCTCGTTTCCGTGACGGACAGCGGGAAAGTGGCCCGGCAGGTCACGTTCGACCGGGACCGCCTCGCCGCCGGGCTCGCCGTGCCGGCCGCGTCCGGCACGACGCTCGTCTCATGCGGCCGCCCGGCGGGCCAGCGGGTGCGGATCGCCGACCCGGTGACCGGGAACGACGTCGAGCCGGGGGAAGTCGGCGAAATCCGGGTCAGCGGCCCGAACGTCGGCCGCGGCTACTGGGGACGGCCCGACGCGTCGGCGGCGACCTTCGGCCTGCCCCCGCTCGACCCGGACACCGGCGAGGGCTGGCTGGCGACCGGCGACCTCGGCGTGGTCTTCGACGGCGAGCTGTTCGTCACCGGCCGGCTCAAGGACCTGGTCGTCGTCGACGGCCGCAACCACTACCCGCAGGACATCGAGCAGACCGTGGAAGCGCATCCCGCCGTGCGGCCCCACTCGGCGGCGGCGTTCGCGATCGAAGTCGCCGACGGGGAGGCCGCGGTGGTCGTGCTGGAACGCGCCAAGGACTTCGAAGCCGGCGTCGCCGACGCCGCGGCGGACCTGCGGGCCGCGGTGTCGGCCGGGCACGGGCTGCGCCTGCACGACGTCGTCTTCCTGGCGCCCGGCGAGGTGCCGCGCACGTCGAGCGGCAAGATCAGCCGGGCGCGCTCCCGGGCGTCCTATGCGGACGGTTCGCTGACCGAGCGGCGGCTCGGGTGA
- a CDS encoding MFS transporter — protein MKTLVLLALGAFVTTLDNTIVAAGAPSIGRDLALDLDALQWIALGYMLPFAGLLPAGGALADRWGPRRTLTAALLAFGLGAAAGGLAGSLWLLVAARVLQGVAAAFLVPGLLSLLRTNLDARGRTLGAAVWTACLAAALALGPALGGVLSEYLGWAWIFFVNLPFVVAMLVLLPTVPGRAGGDTRAPPLAAMVLVTASLVLLTAALAEPRFALPLFIAGAALGVGFAVRERRARDRLVPAELTGNRVFAGSLGLQLLWGLGISGIFFFTPLLHQEFLGLGPVGAGLPLVLVAVAVVAATPLVPGAVARHGPLRTVAAGLAVVGAGLLALAAVNAIPQIWPRVPGLVLIGAGSAFTVPMTSHALDVVAERHSGTASGLLTAARELSSALGVALIGAVLTAVRAARLEAGTAPPAALAGGYTAGLLTAAGLTFAGALLAVRVSKTRSADTSSPRDKRAVP, from the coding sequence ATGAAGACCCTCGTACTCCTCGCGCTCGGTGCGTTCGTCACAACGCTCGACAACACCATCGTTGCCGCCGGTGCGCCGTCGATCGGCCGCGACCTCGCTCTCGACCTCGATGCGCTGCAGTGGATCGCGCTCGGCTACATGCTCCCGTTCGCCGGCTTGCTACCGGCCGGGGGCGCGCTGGCCGACCGCTGGGGTCCTCGCCGGACGCTGACCGCCGCGCTGCTCGCGTTCGGGCTCGGCGCGGCGGCAGGCGGGCTGGCCGGGTCGCTGTGGCTGCTGGTCGCCGCAAGGGTGCTGCAGGGGGTGGCGGCCGCGTTCCTGGTGCCGGGCCTGCTCAGCCTCCTGCGCACGAACCTCGACGCGCGCGGTCGCACGCTCGGTGCGGCGGTCTGGACCGCGTGCCTCGCCGCGGCACTGGCGCTCGGCCCCGCGCTCGGCGGGGTGCTGAGCGAATACCTCGGCTGGGCCTGGATCTTCTTCGTGAACCTCCCGTTCGTGGTGGCGATGCTGGTGCTGCTGCCGACGGTCCCCGGCCGGGCCGGTGGGGACACCCGCGCACCGCCGCTCGCGGCGATGGTCCTGGTGACGGCGAGCCTGGTGCTGCTCACCGCCGCACTCGCCGAACCCCGGTTCGCGCTCCCGCTGTTCATTGCGGGTGCCGCGCTCGGCGTGGGGTTCGCCGTCCGGGAGCGGCGGGCGCGGGACCGGCTGGTTCCCGCGGAGCTGACCGGGAACCGCGTGTTCGCCGGCTCGCTCGGTCTGCAGCTGTTGTGGGGACTCGGGATTTCCGGGATCTTCTTCTTCACGCCGTTGCTGCACCAGGAGTTCCTCGGCCTCGGCCCGGTCGGCGCCGGGCTGCCCCTGGTGCTGGTCGCGGTGGCGGTCGTCGCCGCGACGCCGCTCGTGCCGGGGGCCGTCGCCCGCCACGGTCCACTTCGGACGGTGGCGGCGGGGCTCGCCGTGGTCGGGGCCGGGCTGCTCGCGCTCGCCGCGGTGAACGCGATCCCGCAGATCTGGCCCCGCGTGCCCGGCCTGGTCCTGATCGGGGCGGGCTCGGCGTTCACCGTCCCGATGACGTCGCACGCGCTGGACGTCGTGGCGGAGCGGCATTCCGGCACGGCGTCGGGCTTGCTCACCGCGGCGCGCGAGCTGTCGAGCGCGCTCGGTGTCGCGCTGATCGGCGCGGTGCTGACGGCGGTGCGCGCGGCGCGGCTCGAAGCGGGTACCGCACCCCCGGCCGCGCTGGCCGGAGGCTACACCGCCGGGCTGCTCACCGCGGCCGGGTTGACGTTCGCCGGTGCGCTGCTGGCCGTGCGCGTGTCGAAGACCCGTTCCGCCGATACTTCGTCGCCGCGTGACAAACGCGCGGTGCCCTGA